From a region of the Bacteroidales bacterium genome:
- the prmA gene encoding 50S ribosomal protein L11 methyltransferase — translation MKYKEITIQIAEDESLREKLMAVLLGIGYDSFMETEKSIAAYIEINLFDANKLQDILQDFKGKAVIEKTEDLADQNWNAIWESGYEPVVIENKCMIRAPFHAKPTGMEFDVVIQPKMSFGTAHHGTTYLMIQLILENDFKGKRVLDMGSGTGVLAIITLMKGAAQAVAIDNDEWAYNNAIENCELNGIKNIDVIFGDASAIPGGTYNVVLANINRNILLDDIQHYNLYLEEGSMIYLSGFYEPDLKIIIAEAEKSGWNFVEHRLRNEWVAAIFRKG, via the coding sequence ATGAAGTACAAAGAGATCACAATACAAATCGCTGAAGACGAAAGCCTGCGGGAAAAACTGATGGCTGTGCTCCTCGGCATTGGCTACGACAGTTTCATGGAAACCGAAAAATCCATTGCCGCTTACATTGAAATCAATCTGTTTGACGCGAACAAGCTACAGGATATTTTACAGGATTTTAAGGGAAAAGCAGTAATCGAAAAAACTGAGGATTTAGCCGATCAGAACTGGAACGCTATCTGGGAAAGTGGTTATGAGCCAGTAGTTATTGAAAACAAATGCATGATAAGAGCGCCTTTTCATGCGAAACCAACAGGGATGGAGTTTGATGTTGTGATCCAGCCCAAGATGTCGTTTGGCACTGCCCACCATGGCACAACCTATCTGATGATCCAATTGATACTTGAAAACGATTTCAAAGGCAAACGTGTTTTGGACATGGGTTCGGGAACCGGGGTGCTGGCTATCATAACTTTAATGAAAGGCGCTGCACAAGCTGTGGCCATTGATAATGATGAATGGGCCTACAACAATGCAATAGAAAATTGCGAATTAAACGGAATTAAAAATATTGACGTTATCTTTGGTGACGCATCAGCAATACCGGGAGGGACATATAATGTAGTGCTGGCGAATATCAACCGCAACATTTTACTTGATGATATTCAGCATTATAATCTATATCTCGAAGAAGGTTCCATGATTTACCTGAGCGGTTTTTACGAACCGGATCTGAAAATCATCATTGCTGAAGCCGAAAAATCTGGCTGGAATTTTGTTGAACATAGACTTCGAAACGAGTGGGTCGCGGCTATTTTCAGGAAAGGATAA
- the plsY gene encoding glycerol-3-phosphate 1-O-acyltransferase PlsY — MPELNLIMLAIAAYLLGSIPTAVWVGKTFYNLDVRTQGSGNAGATNTIRVLGWKAGVPVLLFDVFKSWLAVKLPIIFSTGLEGNMLINFQLLLGAIAVTGHIFPVFAGFKGGKGVASITGIVIALFPATFFIVMGIFTLILLLSGYVSLASILSAITFPFIAIFVIRVDHPALMVFSILVGLVVPLMHRKNIKRLLNGTESKFIYRNKS, encoded by the coding sequence ATGCCAGAACTTAACCTTATAATGCTAGCCATCGCGGCTTATCTTCTTGGTTCTATACCCACAGCGGTTTGGGTCGGAAAAACATTTTATAATCTTGATGTGCGAACCCAGGGCAGTGGCAATGCGGGCGCAACAAATACTATCAGGGTGCTAGGGTGGAAAGCCGGTGTGCCGGTGTTACTGTTTGACGTTTTTAAATCCTGGCTTGCCGTAAAACTGCCAATAATCTTTTCCACCGGATTAGAAGGTAACATGCTCATAAACTTTCAGTTGCTGCTTGGTGCAATTGCTGTTACCGGACATATTTTCCCTGTATTTGCAGGCTTTAAAGGGGGAAAAGGAGTTGCTTCAATTACCGGGATTGTGATCGCGCTTTTCCCTGCTACCTTCTTTATTGTTATGGGCATTTTCACACTTATATTGTTACTATCCGGGTATGTGTCGCTTGCTTCTATTTTGAGCGCTATCACTTTTCCATTTATCGCAATTTTTGTTATCAGGGTTGATCATCCAGCACTAATGGTTTTTTCAATTCTGGTTGGCCTAGTCGTTCCCCTCATGCATAGGAAAAACATTAAAAGATTGCTGAACGGCACGGAGTCCAAATTCATTTACCGGAACAAAAGCTGA
- the dnaN gene encoding DNA polymerase III subunit beta, with protein MKFIVSSTVLLRNLQAISGVLGSSSALPILENFLFELEDSSLRVTASDLETTMTVSIPLSMTEEGGIIAVPAKILLETLKTLPDVPVTFSVSSLGDRIIELKTGEGKYKLAGQDGGSFPKPPIMENVTTLNVDSTLLADAISKTIFATGSDELRPVMSGVFCEFTPDDLTFVATDAHKLVRYKRTDAKADDSASFILPRKPLNQLKGLLATEEVPVKLEYNETNASFTFRNLLLVCRLIEGRYPNYEAVIPRDNPNRLVIDRLTFLNSIRRVSIFANQSTHQVRLTISGQELHLAAEDIDFANEARERLACSYEGQDMEIGFNSRFLAEMLNNIDSPEISLEMSEPNRAGILRPVNNENEHEDILMLVMPVMLA; from the coding sequence ATGAAATTCATCGTATCCAGTACAGTTCTATTAAGAAACCTGCAAGCCATCAGTGGCGTTCTTGGTTCGAGCAGCGCACTTCCAATTTTAGAAAACTTTTTATTCGAGCTTGAAGACAGCTCTTTACGTGTAACTGCCAGTGATCTGGAAACTACCATGACGGTGTCCATCCCCCTTTCAATGACTGAAGAAGGTGGAATTATTGCCGTACCTGCAAAAATTTTACTTGAAACCCTCAAGACTCTTCCTGATGTGCCGGTTACATTTTCAGTGAGTTCTTTGGGCGACAGAATTATTGAACTTAAGACCGGAGAAGGAAAGTATAAACTGGCAGGCCAGGATGGCGGAAGTTTCCCCAAACCTCCAATAATGGAGAATGTCACAACACTGAATGTTGATTCTACCCTGTTGGCGGATGCTATAAGCAAAACAATATTTGCAACCGGAAGCGACGAACTGCGCCCTGTAATGTCAGGTGTTTTCTGCGAGTTCACACCCGATGATCTCACTTTTGTTGCTACCGATGCACATAAGCTAGTCCGCTATAAACGCACTGATGCGAAAGCCGATGATTCTGCTTCATTTATACTCCCCCGGAAACCGCTTAATCAGCTTAAAGGTCTGCTTGCCACAGAAGAAGTTCCAGTAAAACTTGAGTATAACGAAACCAATGCATCTTTCACTTTCAGGAATCTCTTACTTGTTTGTCGCCTGATTGAAGGCCGTTATCCAAACTACGAGGCTGTGATTCCCCGCGATAATCCAAATCGCCTGGTTATTGACCGCTTAACTTTTCTAAACTCCATCCGCAGGGTTTCTATTTTTGCCAATCAGTCAACCCACCAGGTGAGGCTTACAATTTCCGGACAGGAATTACATTTGGCTGCTGAAGATATTGACTTTGCAAACGAGGCCCGTGAGCGTCTGGCTTGCAGTTATGAAGGACAGGATATGGAGATCGGGTTTAACTCCCGTTTCCTCGCTGAAATGCTTAATAACATTGATTCTCCGGAGATTAGCCTTGAAATGTCGGAACCAAACCGCGCCGGAATCCTGCGCCCGGTAAATAACGAAAATGAACACGAAGATATCCTGATGCTTGTTATGCCGGTAATGCTTGCATGA
- the pckA gene encoding phosphoenolpyruvate carboxykinase (ATP), whose product MDNKLKQIQADLESYGITDVNEIYYNPSYEELFKHETDPTLEGFEKGMLTDTGAINVDTGKFTGRSPKDKFIVYDETSKDTVWWSTQGKNDNRPLKPEIWNYLRNLVSRQLSDKKLYVVDAYCGANPETRLNVRFIMRVAWQAHFVKNMFIRPSEEELKSFKPDFISINTARLTNPNWQEHGMNSENFVVFNLTERMQLIGGSWYGGEMKKGIFTMMNYYLPLKGIASMHCSANVGKKGDVAIFFGLSGTGKTTLSADPKRALIGDDEHGWDDDGVFNFEGGCYAKCINLSQENEPDIFNAIRRDALLENCVVRADGSIDFADASKTENTRVSYPIYHIDNIVKPVSKAGHATSVIFLTADAFGVLPPVSKLTPDQTEYHFLSGFTAKLAGTELGVTTPQPTFSACFGNAFLALHPTKYAVELVKRMEASGAKAYLVNTGWNGSGKRISIKDTRGIIDAILDGSIDKAPTKKIAYFNLEVPTKLEGVNPDILDPRNTYVNPEEWDQKALVLAKKFIDNFAKYTDTEEGKRLVASGPIL is encoded by the coding sequence ATGGACAACAAGCTCAAACAGATTCAGGCAGATCTGGAATCCTATGGGATCACCGATGTAAATGAAATCTATTACAACCCATCCTACGAGGAACTTTTCAAACATGAAACCGATCCAACACTCGAAGGCTTTGAAAAAGGAATGCTCACCGATACCGGTGCTATTAATGTTGACACCGGAAAGTTCACCGGCCGCTCGCCAAAAGATAAGTTCATTGTTTATGATGAAACTTCCAAAGATACAGTGTGGTGGTCAACCCAGGGAAAGAACGACAACAGGCCTCTTAAACCTGAAATTTGGAACTATCTAAGGAATTTGGTTTCCAGGCAATTGTCGGACAAGAAATTATACGTTGTTGATGCCTATTGCGGCGCCAATCCCGAAACCCGGCTTAATGTCAGATTTATTATGCGGGTGGCTTGGCAAGCCCATTTTGTTAAAAATATGTTTATCCGTCCCAGCGAGGAAGAACTAAAATCATTTAAGCCAGACTTTATCTCGATCAATACTGCACGGCTCACCAATCCGAACTGGCAGGAACACGGCATGAATTCGGAGAACTTTGTTGTTTTTAACCTTACTGAAAGAATGCAACTCATTGGCGGTTCGTGGTATGGTGGCGAAATGAAAAAAGGCATCTTTACGATGATGAACTATTATCTACCACTAAAAGGAATAGCAAGCATGCATTGCTCGGCCAATGTTGGTAAAAAAGGAGATGTCGCCATTTTCTTCGGGCTTTCAGGAACCGGCAAAACAACACTTTCAGCCGATCCGAAGCGCGCCCTTATTGGTGATGACGAGCATGGTTGGGATGATGATGGCGTGTTTAATTTCGAAGGTGGTTGTTATGCCAAATGCATCAATCTAAGCCAGGAAAATGAGCCAGATATTTTTAATGCGATCCGCCGCGATGCTTTGCTCGAAAACTGCGTTGTACGGGCCGACGGTTCCATTGACTTTGCTGACGCTTCCAAGACTGAAAACACAAGGGTGTCCTACCCTATTTATCATATTGACAATATTGTAAAACCAGTTTCAAAGGCTGGACATGCGACCTCGGTGATTTTCCTCACCGCTGATGCTTTTGGTGTTTTGCCTCCGGTTTCAAAACTTACTCCAGACCAGACTGAATATCACTTCCTGTCGGGCTTTACTGCTAAACTTGCAGGAACTGAGCTCGGTGTAACTACACCCCAGCCAACTTTTTCAGCCTGCTTCGGAAATGCATTCCTGGCTCTACATCCAACAAAATATGCAGTTGAACTAGTTAAACGGATGGAAGCTTCCGGAGCCAAAGCCTATCTTGTAAATACGGGCTGGAATGGAAGCGGAAAGCGGATATCTATTAAGGACACACGCGGAATTATTGATGCAATTCTTGACGGAAGTATTGATAAAGCGCCTACCAAAAAGATAGCTTATTTTAACCTTGAAGTTCCAACCAAGCTTGAGGGAGTAAATCCTGATATCCTGGATCCGCGAAACACTTATGTAAACCCCGAAGAATGGGATCAGAAAGCGCTGGTGCTGGCAAAGAAATTCATTGATAATTTTGCCAAATATACCGATACAGAAGAAGGTAAGCGCCTTGTTGCTTCCGGTCCGATTCTATGA